The DNA window CGACCCCGACGGGACGATGCGTAAGACTCCTGCCATTGTGTTCGGAGCGGTCCTGGCCGGCGCAGTGGCTATCGGAGGAGTTGCGGTTCCGCTCACCAACCATCCGAAGTTCTGCGCCAGCTGCCATACCATTCAACCTGCCTACGAGCGTTGGGTCCAGTCGTCCCATAAAGAGGTGGAGTGTGTGGCCTGTCATGTACGGCCTGGAGTTGTCGGCTGGTTGCAGGACAAAGCCTGGCATGGCACCAGAGATGTTGCGATTTATCTCTTCGGCACACCGACTGCACCGCATAACCTCCAGGCGCATGTCGATTCGGCGGTCTGCCTGGGGTGCCATCGGAACATTCTGCGGGTATCCGAAATTGCCACACGTGATCTGCCGCCTCCAGTACAGGATGTCGGGTTGGTCATGAGTCACCGCAAACATATGGCGGCGTTCGATCAGCGCAAGCAGGGTGAGGGGTGTACGACCTGCCATGGAGCGGTGGTACATGAAAAGCCGATCAAAGGCTATCCGATCGTCATCCCGCGCGGG is part of the Nitrospira sp. genome and encodes:
- a CDS encoding NapC/NirT family cytochrome c; this translates as MRKTPAIVFGAVLAGAVAIGGVAVPLTNHPKFCASCHTIQPAYERWVQSSHKEVECVACHVRPGVVGWLQDKAWHGTRDVAIYLFGTPTAPHNLQAHVDSAVCLGCHRNILRVSEIATRDLPPPVQDVGLVMSHRKHMAAFDQRKQGEGCTTCHGAVVHEKPIKGYPIVIPRGHVSADSRPWKPEHPEGSVLHKRAQADCFRCHDNKTEYEGRVLSRKCETCHLPEKLTEFLSF